In Scomber japonicus isolate fScoJap1 chromosome 7, fScoJap1.pri, whole genome shotgun sequence, one genomic interval encodes:
- the rex1bd gene encoding required for excision 1-B domain-containing protein, producing MMVPTDFKALIQRFYHLQSERVETYQLFEEGHEAYLRTGPHYDFDHYRQLVHEITQAFCGISKEVLEIKGRLHHEFDRPDLSEHMEKLQNKEKQKLELTAKLQLARQRAQDHPEDEDCQEKIQEIKHDIIKNKQALSEIMQDFKYDSEESD from the exons ATGATG GTCCCCACAGACTTTAAAGCTCTGATCCAAAGGTTTTATCACCTTCAGTCAGAGCGAGTGGAGACATATCAGCTCTTTGAAGA AGGACACGAGGCCTACTTGAGGACGGGGCCCCATTATGACTTCGACCACTACAGGCAGCTGGTCCATGAGATAACACAGGCCTTCTGCGGCATCTCCAAGGAAGTGCTGGAGATCAAGGGGAGGCTGCACCATGAGTTTGACAGGCCAGACCTCTCTGAGCACATGGAAAAGTTGcagaacaaagaaaagcaaaagctCGAACtg ACAGCCAAGCTGCAGCTGGCCAGGCAGCGGGCCCAGGATCACCCAGAGGACGAAGACTGTCAAGAAAAGATTCAGGAGATCAAGCACGA CATCATCAAGAACAAACAGGCTCTGAGTGAGATCATGCAGGACTTTAAGTATGACTCTGAGGAGTCTGACTGA
- the fam78bb gene encoding protein FAM78B — MGCIQSIACNKSRIKRENIVVYELSATIDHCPTVIEENSPIVLRYKTPYFKASARIVMPPIPRNETWVVGWIQACTQMEFYNTYGDVGMSSWELPQLREGLVRAISDSDGVSYPWYGNTTETVTIVGPTSKPSRFIVSMNDNFYPSVTWAVPVSESNTPLLTKIKRDQSFTTWLVALNTTSREKILLHTIKWRMRVDIAVDPCLPLGSRARLMGRVHQDQPRVLTRMEPIPTNAMGRPNANDAQVLMWRPRRGPPLVVIPPK, encoded by the exons ATGGGCTGCATTCAGAGCATAGCCTGTAATAAGTCACGCATCAAACGGGAGAACATCGTTGTGTATGAACTGTCTGCCACCATAGACCACTGTCCGACTGTCATTGAGGAGAACTCGCCCATAGTGCTTCGATACAAGACTCCTTATTTCAAAGCCTCGGCGCGGATTGTGATGCCCCCCATTCCACGCAATGAGACATGGGTGGTGGGCTGGATCCAGGCTTGCACCCAGATGGAATTTTACAACACCTATGGCGACGTCGGCAT GTCGAGCTGGGAGCTGCCTCAGTTGCGGGAAGGCCTGGTGAGGGCCATCAGCGACTCAGACGGTGTGAGCTACCCCTGGTACGGAAACACAACAGAGACTGTCACCATAGTAGGCCCCACCTCCAAGCCATCCCGTTTCATCGTTAGCATGAATGACAATTTTTACCCAAGTGTCACCTGGGCTGTGCCGGTCAGTGAATCCAACACGCCCTTACTGACTAAAATCAAAAGGGACCAGAGCTTCACTACCTGGCTGGTGGCGCTCAACACCACGTCCAGGGAAAAGATCTTGCTCCACACCATCAAGTGGAGGATGAGGGTCGATATTGCTGTGGATCCATGCCTGCCTCTGGGCTCCAGGGCCAGACTGATGGGCCGGGTGCATCAGGACCAGCCACGGGTGTTGACCCGCATGGAGCCCATCCCCACCAACGCCATGGGGAGGCCCAACGCCAACGACGCCCAGGTTCTTATGTGGAGACCAAGGAGGGGTCCTCCGCTTGTCGTCATACCGCCCAAGTAG
- the slc35a3a gene encoding solute carrier family 35 member A3a — protein MASSRLKYLSLGVLVFQTTSLVLTMRYSRTLQAEGPRYLASSAVVVAEVMKIITCVLLVFKEHSYSMRALNSVLRQEIAHKPIETLKLAIPSGIYTLQNNLLYLALSNLDAATYQVTYQLKILTTALFSVSMLGRRLGVYQWLSLLILMAGVALVQWPSEMPETQEKEKEALSTGSQFVGVTAVLVACCSSGFAGVYFEKILKESKQSVWVRNIQLGMFGLVFGLFGMLAFDGERVTESGMFQGYNTITWTVVALQALGGLVIAAVIKYADNILKGFATSLSIILSTLISYFWLQDFDPTGVFFLGAILVIVATFLYGYEGKPSPNPSRA, from the exons ATGGCTTCATCCCGGCTGAAGTACCTCTCTCTGGGCGTGCTGGTGTTCCAGACCACCTCCCTGGTGCTCACCATGCGGTACTCCCGCACTCTGCAGGCCGAGGGCCCACGGTACCTGGCCTCCTCTGCTGTGGTCGTGGCCGAGGTCATGAAGATCATCACCTGTGTGCTGCTTGTCTTCAAAGAGCACA GTTACAGCATGCGAGCTCTGAACAGTGTCCTTCGTCAGGAAATTGCTCACAAACCCATAGAAACACTGAAGCTGGCGATCCCTTCAGGGATCTACACACTGCAGAACAACCTGTTGTACCTCGCCCTGTCCAACCTGGACGCAGCCACCTACCAG GTGACGTACCAGCTGAAGATCCTGACCACGGCTCTGTTCTCAGTGTCCATGCTGGGCCGCAGGCTGGGTGTCTACCAGTGGCTCTCGTTGCTGATTCTCATGGCCGGAGTTGCTCTTGTGCAG TGGCCCTCTGAGATGCCCGAGACtcaggagaaggagaaggaggctCTGTCCACAGGCTCCCAGTTTGTCGGCGTGACGGCGGTTCTGGTGGCGTGCTGCTCCAGTGGGTTCGCTGGCGTCTACTTTGAGAAGATCCTGAAGGAGAGCAAACAGAGTGTCTGGGTCCGCAACATCCAGCTAG ggatgTTTGGCCTGGTTTTTGGCCTGTTTGGGATGCTGGCCTTCGACGGGGAAAGGGTGACAGAGTCAGGGATGTTCCAGGGATACAACACCATCACCTGGACAGTGGTAGCGCTACAG GCGCTGGGTGGTCTGGTCATAGCAGCGGTCATCAAGTATGCAGACAACATCCTCAAGGGCTTTGCTACATCGCTCTCAATCATCCTGTCAACTCTTATATCGTACTTCTGGCTGCAGGACTTTGACCCCACCGG CGTGTTCTTCTTGGGGGCCATTTTGGTCATTGTGGCCACTTTCTTGTATGGCTACGAAGGCAAGCCATCCCCCAACCCCAGCAGGGCGTAG